Proteins from one Pseudarthrobacter sp. BIM B-2242 genomic window:
- a CDS encoding DUF1206 domain-containing protein — protein MADGESGISEAADAVEEASDTKALDIVARTGFAVMALLHIIVGAIAIAIAFGQPGQAEATGAIEQMAANIWGPAVLWTCVVACTGLALWQLSEATLRARHLPRKQQLGKLVSSGFLAIAYGSVGLSFAGFAVGLRGDSGDTTRDFSTALLNTPVGLPVLIALGLTIMGVGIYFVVKGVRRGFKEELFHFDGTRRGKLIDSLGVTGHAAKGIALNLAGLLFVIAAAKRSPEESTGLDGSLKALRDHPFGPYLLVAIGAGFICYGVFALVRARFGRM, from the coding sequence ATGGCAGACGGCGAATCGGGCATCAGCGAGGCGGCAGACGCCGTGGAGGAAGCGTCGGATACCAAGGCGCTGGACATTGTGGCGCGCACCGGGTTTGCCGTAATGGCCTTGCTCCACATCATTGTGGGTGCCATCGCCATCGCCATCGCCTTCGGGCAGCCGGGACAGGCTGAAGCCACCGGCGCCATCGAGCAAATGGCCGCGAACATCTGGGGGCCTGCAGTGCTCTGGACGTGCGTGGTGGCGTGCACCGGCCTGGCGTTATGGCAACTGAGCGAAGCCACGCTCCGGGCCCGGCACCTGCCCCGTAAGCAGCAACTCGGCAAGCTGGTCTCCTCCGGGTTCCTGGCCATCGCGTACGGCAGTGTGGGCTTAAGCTTTGCCGGGTTCGCCGTTGGCCTGCGCGGGGATTCCGGGGACACCACCCGGGATTTCAGCACCGCCCTCCTGAACACGCCTGTCGGGCTGCCCGTGCTGATAGCCCTGGGCCTGACCATCATGGGCGTGGGGATCTACTTTGTGGTGAAGGGAGTGCGGCGCGGTTTCAAGGAAGAGCTCTTCCATTTCGACGGGACCCGCCGCGGCAAGCTCATCGACTCCCTGGGCGTCACCGGGCACGCGGCCAAAGGCATCGCGTTGAACCTCGCAGGGCTGCTCTTTGTCATCGCTGCTGCGAAGCGCAGCCCCGAAGAATCCACCGGCCTGGACGGCAGCCTGAAGGCCCTCCGCGACCACCCGTTTGGCCCGTATCTTTTGGTAGCGATCGGCGCCGGCTTCATCTGTTACGGCGTGTTCGCGCTGGTCCGTGCCCGGTTTGGCCGAATGTAG
- a CDS encoding FadR/GntR family transcriptional regulator, whose amino-acid sequence MTLSTSHRQPLAEEVTAKLRQMIHTGEWQLQQRIPSETELMQALGVSRGTLREAVKALAHSGMLEVRRGDGTYVRATSEISGAARRMYQDHTDEHILEVRLGLDTQAARLAARNATPDDVAALRAVLAAREVAWNAADIEGWARADWAFHARVAQATGNPLLHELYVSFGDVFHQDLLRQQRKGRLDGLTHEGHGAVVDAIEAHDAEAAVASVNQNLNSCAEWLRA is encoded by the coding sequence ATGACCCTGAGCACCTCACACCGCCAGCCCCTCGCCGAAGAAGTCACCGCCAAACTCCGCCAGATGATCCATACCGGCGAATGGCAGCTGCAGCAGCGGATCCCCTCCGAGACTGAACTAATGCAGGCCCTGGGAGTTTCCCGCGGAACCCTCCGCGAGGCCGTCAAGGCCCTGGCCCACAGCGGGATGCTGGAAGTCCGCCGCGGTGACGGCACCTATGTCCGCGCCACCAGCGAAATTTCCGGCGCCGCCCGCCGGATGTACCAGGACCACACGGATGAACACATCCTCGAGGTCAGGCTCGGCCTCGACACACAGGCCGCCCGGCTTGCCGCCCGGAATGCAACGCCCGACGACGTCGCCGCCCTGCGTGCCGTCCTCGCCGCCCGGGAGGTGGCCTGGAACGCTGCCGACATCGAGGGCTGGGCCCGGGCGGACTGGGCCTTCCACGCCCGCGTGGCCCAGGCAACCGGGAACCCGCTGCTGCATGAGCTCTACGTCAGTTTCGGCGACGTCTTCCACCAGGACCTGCTGAGGCAGCAGCGCAAGGGCCGCCTGGACGGCCTCACCCACGAGGGCCACGGGGCCGTGGTGGATGCCATCGAAGCCCACGACGCCGAAGCCGCCGTGGCCAGCGTCAACCAGAACCTCAACTCCTGCGCCGAGTGGCTGCGGGCGTAG
- a CDS encoding SRPBCC family protein has protein sequence MSTVSRVFNSPAEDVWKVIANGWLYSGWVVGASRIRAVDAHWPEAGSRLHHSVGAWPLVIDDSSRVTAVEPGRSLELVARGWPLGEAKVLITLEDMGTQCRVTIAEDAIRGPGKLVPKAVRDPLIDVRNKETLKRLELMAAGGAGS, from the coding sequence ATGTCCACCGTTTCCCGCGTATTCAATTCCCCGGCCGAGGATGTCTGGAAGGTGATCGCCAACGGATGGCTGTACTCGGGCTGGGTGGTGGGGGCCTCCCGGATCCGCGCGGTTGATGCGCACTGGCCCGAAGCCGGCTCCCGGCTCCACCACTCCGTGGGCGCCTGGCCGCTGGTGATCGACGACAGCTCCCGGGTGACCGCCGTCGAGCCCGGACGCTCACTGGAACTGGTGGCACGCGGCTGGCCGCTGGGCGAAGCCAAGGTGCTGATCACCCTGGAGGATATGGGCACACAATGCCGGGTCACCATTGCCGAGGACGCCATCCGGGGACCCGGCAAGCTGGTTCCCAAGGCGGTGCGCGACCCCCTGATCGACGTGCGCAACAAGGAAACGCTCAAGCGGCTGGAGCTGATGGCCGCTGGCGGCGCCGGGAGTTAA
- a CDS encoding AI-2E family transporter, producing MAKATDLSGQEQFPKRPSTAAGPLTAEGSPAASTSAAAPRKAPRRAPAELWADGLGRVGIRSAQILLLLTVAVVSVYALMQIKLLVIPILIALILAAAIGPFVNMLRRRGLPGAAATGVAFVALLLLLAGVGTVIYFSVRSQWAELAQQASSGLDELEQFLLNGPVPIEKEQLDQAREGLIQFATSSQVRSGAITGLSVVTEFLAGSILMVVILFFFLKDGAKIWTFFLRPFSGEREAKLRRSGKRTLEVLGGYVRGTAIVALVDAVAIGAALLILQVPLAFPLAIIIFMTAFIPLVGATVAGILAALVALVANGPVVALIVVAVVIAVNQLEGDLLQPIVMGNALKLHALVILMALTAGTILAGIVGAVLAVPLAAVIWAVIQVWTAEDPNLQDMNPDLPPPDTQPV from the coding sequence ATGGCGAAAGCAACCGATCTATCCGGCCAGGAGCAGTTTCCAAAGCGGCCATCCACTGCAGCCGGACCTTTGACGGCAGAAGGTTCACCGGCCGCTTCCACCAGCGCGGCCGCGCCGCGGAAGGCCCCGCGGAGGGCGCCGGCTGAGCTCTGGGCCGACGGCCTGGGCAGGGTGGGCATCCGCTCGGCCCAGATCCTGCTGCTCCTGACGGTGGCCGTCGTCTCCGTGTACGCCCTGATGCAGATCAAGCTCCTGGTCATCCCGATCCTGATCGCGCTGATCCTGGCCGCGGCCATCGGTCCGTTTGTGAACATGCTGCGCCGGCGCGGGCTGCCTGGCGCCGCAGCCACGGGGGTGGCGTTTGTGGCCCTTCTGCTCCTGCTGGCAGGAGTTGGCACCGTCATTTACTTCTCCGTCCGGAGCCAGTGGGCTGAACTGGCGCAGCAGGCATCCTCCGGCCTGGACGAACTGGAGCAGTTCCTGCTCAACGGACCCGTTCCGATCGAGAAGGAGCAGCTGGACCAGGCGCGGGAAGGCCTCATCCAGTTCGCCACCAGCAGCCAGGTCCGTTCGGGTGCCATCACCGGGCTCTCCGTGGTGACCGAGTTCCTGGCCGGGAGCATCCTGATGGTGGTCATCCTGTTCTTTTTCCTCAAGGACGGCGCCAAGATCTGGACCTTCTTCCTGCGGCCGTTCTCGGGGGAACGCGAAGCGAAGCTCCGCCGGTCCGGCAAGCGCACCCTGGAGGTCCTGGGCGGCTACGTCCGGGGCACCGCCATCGTGGCACTCGTGGACGCCGTGGCCATCGGCGCAGCGCTCCTGATCCTCCAGGTGCCGCTGGCATTCCCGCTTGCCATCATCATCTTCATGACCGCGTTCATCCCGCTCGTTGGAGCCACCGTGGCCGGCATCCTTGCCGCCCTTGTCGCCCTTGTGGCCAACGGTCCAGTGGTTGCACTGATTGTGGTGGCCGTGGTCATCGCCGTCAACCAGCTCGAGGGCGACCTGCTGCAGCCCATCGTCATGGGTAATGCCCTGAAGCTCCACGCTTTGGTGATCCTGATGGCGCTGACCGCCGGCACCATCCTGGCCGGCATCGTGGGCGCCGTGCTGGCTGTCCCGCTGGCGGCAGTCATCTGGGCGGTCATCCAGGTGTGGACGGCCGAGGACCCCAACCTCCAGGACATGAACCCCGACCTCCCGCCACCTGACACCCAGCCCGTCTGA
- a CDS encoding RtcB family protein, producing the protein METITPKLINWASILDEKTRAQAIATSTLPFIYPHLALMPDAHLGKGATVGSVIPTLHAIIPAAVGVDIGCGMIAVRTQYSVTDLPKDRKRLREDIERVIPLSAGHNNRTVKATAEPRLAELRKLAAKAGFNPAQYLAKWELQLGSLGSGNHFIEVSADETDAVWLFLHSGSRGVGNKIAQHHIGVAQQVNRKRGTRLPDPDLAYLEEGTSEFTRYIAELRWAQHFALLNREEMMDRVTTQFSHWVGGPVTERERINCHHNFTRQETHYGKSVWVSRKGAIKAEHGDPGLIPGSMGTASYVVEGLGNPVSLNSSPHGAGREYSRTAARKAFTLSELKTAMQGIEFRPTEAFIDEIPAAYKPIDQVMHDASDLVKVRHKLRQLINVKGD; encoded by the coding sequence GTGGAAACCATCACCCCAAAGCTCATCAACTGGGCCTCGATCCTGGACGAGAAGACCCGCGCGCAGGCCATCGCCACGTCAACGCTGCCGTTCATCTATCCGCACCTGGCCCTGATGCCGGATGCCCACCTGGGCAAGGGCGCCACGGTGGGCTCGGTGATTCCCACGCTGCACGCCATCATTCCGGCCGCCGTGGGGGTGGACATCGGCTGCGGCATGATCGCCGTGCGGACCCAGTACTCCGTGACAGACCTTCCCAAGGACCGGAAGCGGCTGCGCGAGGACATCGAACGCGTCATCCCGCTGTCCGCCGGCCACAACAACCGCACGGTCAAGGCCACGGCCGAGCCCCGCCTCGCCGAGCTTCGGAAGCTGGCAGCCAAAGCCGGCTTCAACCCCGCGCAGTACCTGGCGAAGTGGGAGCTGCAGCTGGGCTCCCTGGGCTCGGGCAACCACTTCATCGAGGTCTCCGCCGACGAAACGGACGCCGTCTGGCTGTTCCTGCACTCCGGTTCGCGCGGTGTTGGCAACAAGATCGCCCAGCATCACATCGGCGTCGCACAGCAGGTCAACCGGAAGCGCGGCACCAGGCTGCCGGACCCGGACCTCGCCTACCTTGAGGAAGGCACCTCCGAGTTCACCCGCTACATCGCGGAGCTGCGGTGGGCCCAGCACTTCGCCCTGCTCAACCGCGAGGAAATGATGGACCGCGTCACCACCCAGTTCAGCCACTGGGTGGGCGGGCCGGTCACGGAACGCGAGCGGATCAACTGCCACCACAACTTCACCCGGCAGGAAACCCACTACGGGAAGTCCGTGTGGGTATCGCGGAAAGGGGCCATCAAAGCCGAGCACGGCGATCCGGGACTGATTCCCGGGTCCATGGGAACGGCGTCGTACGTGGTGGAAGGCCTCGGCAACCCGGTGTCGCTCAATTCCTCACCGCACGGCGCCGGCCGTGAGTATTCCAGAACGGCGGCACGCAAGGCGTTCACGCTGTCGGAGCTGAAGACGGCCATGCAGGGGATCGAGTTCCGGCCCACCGAGGCGTTCATCGACGAGATTCCGGCCGCGTACAAACCGATCGACCAGGTCATGCACGACGCCTCGGACCTCGTCAAGGTCCGGCACAAACTGCGTCAGCTCATCAACGTCAAAGGGGATTGA
- a CDS encoding ABC transporter ATP-binding protein gives MPVVLEQLGKRFGDGAPVLEDVNATIGSGEFVALLGASGCGKSTLLNIMAGLEAPTSGALEVPSDGAAFMFQDAALFPWLTARENIELALKLRGVGKAERRIKADELLDLVHLGEAGDKRPHELSGGMRQRVALARALSQDRQLLLMDEPFAALDAITRDLLHDELERIWKETGRTIVFVTHNVREAVRLGQRVLLLSSRPGRVVREWAVTEEHRTDAGLAGQLTGVITARLREEIRRHAK, from the coding sequence ATGCCAGTCGTACTGGAACAGCTGGGCAAGCGCTTCGGCGACGGCGCCCCGGTGCTGGAGGATGTCAACGCCACCATCGGCTCGGGCGAGTTCGTCGCCCTCCTCGGTGCGTCCGGCTGCGGCAAATCCACCCTCCTGAACATCATGGCGGGACTGGAGGCCCCGACGTCGGGCGCCCTCGAAGTACCCAGCGACGGAGCAGCGTTTATGTTCCAGGACGCCGCCCTGTTCCCGTGGCTGACCGCGCGGGAGAACATCGAGCTGGCCCTGAAGCTGCGCGGTGTGGGGAAAGCTGAGCGCCGCATCAAGGCCGACGAACTCCTGGACCTGGTACACCTCGGCGAGGCAGGGGACAAGCGCCCGCACGAGCTTTCCGGCGGCATGCGCCAGCGCGTGGCACTGGCCCGGGCACTGTCGCAGGACAGGCAGCTGCTGCTGATGGACGAGCCGTTCGCCGCCCTTGACGCCATCACCCGCGACCTCCTCCACGACGAGCTGGAACGCATCTGGAAGGAAACCGGGCGCACCATCGTTTTCGTCACGCACAACGTCCGCGAGGCCGTGCGCCTGGGCCAGCGGGTGCTGCTGCTGTCCTCCCGCCCCGGCCGGGTGGTCCGGGAATGGGCCGTCACCGAGGAACACCGAACCGACGCCGGCCTCGCCGGACAGCTGACCGGGGTCATCACCGCCCGGCTGCGGGAGGAGATTCGCCGCCATGCCAAATAA
- a CDS encoding ABC transporter permease: MPNNSVSDPVVKPVETKPVAEPETRHIHAALTRTSTGHEDLRELEAGLDSLQSDAARKHRIDWSRVLLPVAALVILVLVWQFYVSLGVKRRDLVPGPLDVLGQLGVLWGDAKLQEAVWTSLQRGIVGFLISVAIATPVGLLLAQVAPLRRAFGPLISGLQVLPSVAWVPAAIIWFGLTDATVYFVVFMGAIPSIINGLISGVDQIPPQYRRVGTVLGANRLQMAIQIILPAALPGYLGGLKQGWAFSWRSLMAAEIIAVGGTIGFGLGSLLDQGRVLSDMTIVMAAILLILGVGILIELLVFAPIEKRLLRSRGLLAGSTR; this comes from the coding sequence ATGCCAAATAACTCAGTATCTGATCCGGTGGTTAAGCCTGTCGAAACCAAACCGGTGGCTGAACCGGAAACCCGTCATATTCACGCCGCGCTGACCCGCACTTCCACCGGGCACGAGGACCTGCGCGAGCTTGAGGCCGGGCTGGATTCGTTGCAGTCCGACGCCGCCCGCAAGCACCGGATCGACTGGAGCCGGGTCCTCCTGCCGGTGGCCGCCCTGGTGATCCTGGTTCTGGTCTGGCAGTTCTACGTCTCCCTTGGTGTGAAGCGCCGCGACCTGGTCCCCGGCCCGCTCGACGTGCTCGGCCAGCTCGGGGTGCTCTGGGGCGATGCGAAACTGCAGGAAGCCGTCTGGACGTCGCTGCAGCGAGGCATTGTCGGCTTCCTGATTTCGGTTGCCATCGCCACTCCGGTGGGGCTGCTGCTGGCTCAGGTTGCGCCGCTGCGCCGTGCCTTTGGACCCCTGATTTCGGGTCTGCAGGTCCTGCCGTCCGTCGCATGGGTTCCTGCCGCGATCATCTGGTTCGGACTGACCGACGCCACCGTCTACTTCGTAGTGTTTATGGGTGCGATCCCGTCCATCATCAACGGCCTCATCTCGGGCGTGGACCAGATCCCGCCGCAGTACCGCCGCGTGGGCACGGTCCTGGGCGCGAACCGGCTGCAGATGGCCATCCAGATCATCCTGCCCGCGGCCCTCCCCGGCTACCTCGGGGGCCTCAAGCAGGGCTGGGCCTTCTCCTGGCGGTCCCTTATGGCGGCGGAAATCATCGCGGTGGGCGGCACCATCGGGTTCGGCCTGGGCTCGCTGCTTGACCAGGGCCGCGTCCTGTCCGACATGACCATCGTGATGGCTGCCATCCTGCTGATCCTTGGGGTCGGCATCCTGATCGAGCTGCTGGTGTTCGCCCCGATCGAGAAGCGCCTCCTCCGCAGCCGCGGCCTCCTCGCCGGCAGCACCCGCTAG
- a CDS encoding FAD-dependent oxidoreductase: MSSSTSVGSAERPLRVAVVGSGPAGVYAADILTKSEAVKSGELTVSIDLFDRYPAPYGLIRYGVAPDHPRIKGIVNALHKVLDRGDIRFFGNVDYGTDISIEDLRTHYDAVIFATGAIKDADLNIPGIELDGSYGGADFVSWYDGHPDVSREWPLDAKEIAVIGNGNVALDVARVLSKHADDLLVSEIPDNVYAGLKNSPVTDVHVFGRRGPAQVKFTPLELRELSHSKDVDIILYAEDFEFDEESDRQIQSNNQTKTMVGTLTNWIAEQPEDLSELTASRRLHLHFLHSPVEIYDDAETPGKVAGMKFERTELDGTGNARGTGEFVDYPVQAVYRAIGYFGSALPEIEFDHKKGVVPNDGGRVLDAAGTHVPGIYATGWIKRGPVGLIGHTKGDALETVTYLLEDRENLPVAAVPAEDAVVELLDARGVKFTSWEGWLALDAHELALGAAATEAGGSHGVEVKRERIKVVPREDMVAISRDGVTAAV; this comes from the coding sequence GTGTCATCAAGCACCTCCGTAGGATCTGCCGAGCGTCCGCTGCGCGTTGCCGTTGTGGGCTCCGGCCCGGCCGGCGTCTACGCCGCGGACATCCTCACCAAGAGCGAAGCCGTCAAGAGCGGTGAGCTGACCGTGAGCATCGACCTCTTTGACCGCTACCCGGCACCCTACGGCCTGATCCGCTACGGCGTGGCACCGGACCACCCGCGCATCAAGGGCATCGTAAACGCCCTGCACAAGGTCCTGGACCGCGGCGACATCCGCTTCTTCGGCAACGTGGACTACGGCACGGACATCTCCATCGAGGACCTTCGCACCCATTACGACGCCGTCATCTTCGCCACCGGCGCCATCAAGGACGCGGACCTGAACATCCCGGGCATCGAGTTGGACGGCTCCTACGGCGGCGCGGACTTCGTCTCCTGGTACGACGGCCACCCGGACGTCTCCCGCGAATGGCCGCTGGACGCGAAGGAAATCGCTGTGATCGGCAACGGCAACGTGGCCCTGGACGTGGCCCGTGTCCTCTCCAAGCACGCCGACGACCTGCTGGTCTCCGAAATCCCGGACAACGTCTACGCCGGCCTGAAGAACTCACCCGTCACAGACGTCCACGTCTTCGGCCGCCGCGGCCCCGCGCAGGTGAAGTTCACGCCGCTGGAGCTTCGCGAGCTGTCCCACTCCAAGGACGTGGACATCATCCTCTACGCCGAGGACTTCGAGTTCGATGAGGAATCGGACCGCCAGATCCAGAGCAACAACCAGACCAAGACCATGGTGGGCACCCTCACCAACTGGATCGCCGAACAGCCCGAGGACCTCTCCGAGCTCACCGCCTCCCGCCGCCTGCACCTGCACTTCCTGCACAGCCCGGTGGAGATCTACGACGACGCCGAGACGCCGGGCAAGGTTGCCGGGATGAAGTTCGAGCGCACCGAGCTGGACGGCACGGGCAACGCCCGCGGCACCGGCGAGTTCGTGGACTACCCTGTGCAGGCCGTGTACCGCGCCATCGGCTACTTCGGTTCGGCGCTGCCGGAGATCGAATTCGACCACAAGAAGGGCGTCGTACCGAACGACGGCGGCCGCGTCCTGGATGCCGCCGGCACCCACGTGCCGGGCATCTACGCCACCGGCTGGATCAAGCGCGGCCCCGTCGGCCTCATCGGCCACACCAAGGGCGACGCGCTCGAGACCGTCACGTACTTGCTCGAAGACCGCGAAAACCTGCCGGTTGCCGCCGTTCCCGCGGAGGACGCCGTCGTCGAACTCCTTGATGCCCGCGGCGTGAAGTTCACCAGCTGGGAAGGCTGGCTGGCCCTGGACGCCCACGAACTGGCGCTGGGCGCCGCGGCCACCGAGGCCGGCGGATCCCACGGTGTTGAGGTCAAGCGTGAGCGCATCAAGGTGGTGCCGCGCGAGGACATGGTTGCCATCTCCCGCGACGGCGTCACCGCCGCGGTCTAG
- a CDS encoding SRPBCC family protein, which yields MTVSFVCRTESALPRERLFDLARSVDVHLESQQRAGERAVAGVTTGLIGQGQEVTWQARHFGVPLRMTSRITALNFPASFTDEQVRGPLKAFRHVHEFEATAAGCIMTDRVEFTAPFGPAGRLVERLILRRYLQRLIEDRGRFLAAAPLDASSLPPTDAGSD from the coding sequence ATGACCGTCAGCTTTGTGTGCCGCACCGAGTCCGCGCTCCCGCGTGAACGCCTGTTCGATCTCGCCCGGAGTGTTGATGTCCACCTCGAGTCCCAGCAGCGGGCCGGGGAGCGCGCGGTCGCCGGCGTCACGACAGGCCTCATCGGTCAAGGCCAAGAGGTGACCTGGCAGGCCCGGCATTTCGGCGTGCCCCTGCGGATGACCAGCCGCATTACGGCGCTCAACTTCCCAGCGAGCTTCACGGATGAGCAGGTGAGAGGGCCGTTAAAGGCCTTCCGCCACGTCCACGAGTTCGAAGCCACTGCCGCCGGCTGCATCATGACGGACCGCGTGGAGTTCACTGCGCCGTTCGGTCCGGCAGGCCGCCTCGTAGAAAGGCTCATCCTCCGCCGCTATCTGCAGCGCCTCATCGAAGACCGCGGACGGTTCCTCGCCGCTGCGCCACTGGATGCCAGCTCCCTGCCTCCCACCGACGCGGGGTCAGATTAG
- the cobA gene encoding uroporphyrinogen-III C-methyltransferase, translating into MAIQDIYPTALRLLGRPVLVVGGGPVAARRAKGLLDAGARVTVVAPVACPALLELADAGLLTWEPRPYRPEDVDGVWFVQTATGDSAVDTRVSQDAEAQRIWCVNASDHEASAAWTPAVAVVDDVQIAVNAGGDPRRAMALRNAVATALETGDLPLRRQRAHRGSVALVGGGPGDTGLITVRGRRLLGQADVVVADRLGPRELLNELAPDVRVIEVGKTPGHHPVPQAEINRILVDEALQGHRVVRLKGGDPYVLGRGGEEAEYCRQHGVEVEVVSGVTSAISVPAAAGIPVTHRGLAKGFSVVTGHEELSEVPARPDHTIVLLMGVAALRDSASALGKAGLPRDTPVGIVENGYLPNQRVTIGTLGSIADQAEATGVANPAVIVIGDVVRVSPFAPSHFKTADYSTTTPNKPRTTPSPRTNQSTTRVLTT; encoded by the coding sequence ATGGCAATTCAGGATATATACCCCACCGCGCTGCGGCTGCTCGGCCGCCCGGTGCTGGTGGTTGGCGGCGGTCCGGTGGCTGCCCGCCGCGCCAAGGGCCTGCTCGACGCCGGTGCCCGGGTTACCGTCGTGGCTCCCGTTGCCTGCCCCGCACTTTTAGAACTGGCCGACGCCGGGCTCCTCACTTGGGAGCCGCGCCCGTACCGCCCGGAGGACGTCGACGGCGTCTGGTTCGTCCAGACTGCGACCGGCGATTCCGCCGTGGACACCCGCGTTTCACAAGACGCCGAAGCGCAGCGGATCTGGTGCGTTAACGCCTCTGATCACGAAGCATCAGCCGCCTGGACTCCCGCCGTCGCCGTGGTTGATGACGTGCAGATCGCCGTCAACGCCGGGGGAGACCCCCGCCGCGCCATGGCCCTGCGCAACGCCGTCGCCACCGCACTCGAGACCGGCGACCTCCCGCTGCGCCGCCAGCGCGCCCACCGTGGAAGTGTCGCCCTCGTGGGCGGCGGACCCGGCGACACCGGCCTCATCACCGTCCGCGGCCGCCGGCTCCTCGGCCAGGCCGACGTCGTGGTTGCAGACCGCCTCGGCCCCCGCGAACTGCTCAACGAACTCGCCCCGGACGTCCGCGTCATCGAAGTGGGCAAGACCCCCGGCCACCACCCCGTGCCGCAGGCAGAGATCAACCGCATCCTCGTCGACGAAGCGTTGCAGGGGCACCGCGTTGTCCGGCTCAAGGGCGGGGACCCGTATGTCCTCGGCCGCGGCGGCGAGGAAGCCGAATACTGCCGGCAGCACGGCGTCGAGGTCGAAGTGGTCTCCGGCGTCACGTCCGCGATCTCCGTCCCGGCCGCCGCAGGCATCCCCGTCACGCACCGCGGCCTGGCCAAGGGATTCAGCGTGGTGACCGGCCACGAGGAACTGTCTGAGGTTCCTGCCCGCCCGGACCACACGATCGTTCTGTTGATGGGCGTTGCCGCGCTGCGCGATTCCGCGTCCGCCCTGGGCAAAGCCGGTCTGCCCCGGGACACGCCGGTTGGTATTGTTGAAAACGGCTATTTGCCGAATCAGCGCGTGACCATCGGCACGCTCGGTTCCATCGCTGACCAGGCGGAAGCCACCGGCGTCGCGAATCCCGCCGTGATTGTGATCGGCGACGTTGTCCGCGTCAGCCCGTTCGCGCCGTCGCACTTCAAGACCGCCGATTACAGCACCACCACCCCGAACAAGCCCCGTACCACCCCCAGTCCCCGCACAAACCAAAGCACCACCCGCGTCCTCACCACCTAG
- a CDS encoding ABC transporter substrate-binding protein produces MTRIVAGESAVPKRKRAIEAALAIGLVVLIALGAVVASNISRDASAQASAPAPTLADELKLGYFGNLTHAPALVGVKQGILARNLGTTTLSTETFNAGPAAIEALNAGAIDAAYIGPNPAINSFVKSRGESVSVIAGAAAGGAQLVVKPEITSATDLRGKTLASPQLGGTQDVALRAWLSSQGYKTNVDGSGDVAINPTDNAQTLKLFQDGKLDGAWLPEPWASRLVLTAGAKVLVDEKDLWDGSLSGKAGEFPTTILIVNKKFAAEHPDTVKALLRGHAEAVAWLNSAPAAEKADVINSALLESAGAALSADVLDRSLQNVIFTVDPLAGTYPKLLQDGADAGTTKEADITGLFDLRALNEVIGTSGQPISAADLGQD; encoded by the coding sequence ATGACCCGCATCGTGGCAGGCGAAAGCGCAGTTCCTAAGCGCAAGCGTGCCATCGAGGCGGCCCTGGCCATCGGGCTCGTTGTGCTGATCGCTCTCGGCGCCGTGGTGGCATCCAATATTTCGCGGGACGCGTCCGCCCAAGCCTCCGCACCGGCTCCTACGCTCGCCGATGAACTCAAGCTGGGCTACTTCGGAAACCTCACCCACGCGCCCGCCCTGGTGGGTGTGAAGCAGGGGATCCTCGCCCGGAATTTAGGCACCACCACGCTCAGCACCGAAACGTTTAACGCCGGGCCTGCCGCGATCGAGGCCCTGAACGCCGGCGCCATCGACGCCGCCTACATCGGTCCGAACCCTGCCATCAACTCCTTCGTGAAGAGCCGCGGTGAGTCGGTCAGCGTCATTGCCGGTGCGGCCGCGGGCGGCGCGCAGCTGGTGGTCAAGCCGGAGATCACCTCCGCGACCGACCTCCGCGGCAAAACCCTGGCGTCCCCGCAGCTTGGCGGCACGCAGGACGTGGCCTTGCGCGCGTGGCTGTCTTCGCAGGGATACAAAACCAACGTGGACGGCAGCGGCGACGTCGCCATCAACCCCACCGACAACGCGCAGACCCTGAAGCTGTTCCAGGACGGAAAGCTCGACGGCGCGTGGTTGCCTGAGCCGTGGGCGTCCCGCCTGGTGCTGACCGCCGGAGCAAAGGTGCTGGTGGATGAAAAGGACCTCTGGGACGGTTCCCTTTCCGGCAAGGCAGGCGAATTCCCCACCACCATCCTGATTGTGAACAAGAAGTTCGCCGCCGAACACCCGGACACCGTGAAGGCCCTCCTCCGCGGCCACGCCGAAGCCGTGGCCTGGCTGAACAGCGCACCCGCTGCTGAGAAGGCGGACGTCATCAACTCCGCCCTGCTGGAATCAGCCGGTGCGGCTCTTTCCGCCGATGTCCTCGACCGGTCCCTGCAGAACGTCATTTTCACCGTGGATCCGCTCGCCGGAACGTACCCCAAACTGCTCCAGGACGGGGCGGACGCCGGCACCACCAAGGAAGCCGACATCACCGGCCTGTTTGACCTTCGCGCCCTGAACGAAGTCATCGGCACGTCAGGCCAGCCCATCTCCGCCGCGGACCTCGGCCAGGACTGA